A part of Aquila chrysaetos chrysaetos chromosome W unlocalized genomic scaffold, bAquChr1.4 W_unloc_4, whole genome shotgun sequence genomic DNA contains:
- the LOC121233048 gene encoding uncharacterized protein LOC121233048 isoform X1 translates to MKQQLMECSAAVHASQESYPDHAIEEKFIKKFQLMDALRNKVKQNDNDSCLILETMKHIILLSTAILESQQVNVSCSLLCRSANLNTGRGMV, encoded by the exons ATGAAGCAGCAGCTCATGGAGTGCAGCGCCGCAGTTCATGCTA GTCAAGAAAGCTACCCTGATCATGCCATTGAAGAAAAGTTTATCAAGAA GTTCCAGCTTATGGATGCTCTGAGaaacaaagtgaaacaaaatgatAATGACTCATG TCTGATCTTGGAAACTATGAAACACATAATACTGCTCAGCACTGCAATACTTGAATCTCAGCAGGTAAATGTCAGTTGTAGCTTGTTGTGCAGGTCTGCCAACCTCAATACGGGCAGGGGCATGGTTTGA